A stretch of Thermococcus bergensis DNA encodes these proteins:
- the thyX gene encoding FAD-dependent thymidylate synthase: MDGLKVKLVNYTPKPLETVTWAALISYWEEWESEAFERVTRTDVENHLPRVLGYGHESILEHAVFTFAIEGISRVASHQLIRHRIASYTQQSQRYIKLNPEDVEETFVIPEGVKENPELYEKWKKLMREAIELYEETYARGIHQEDARFILPQAVRTKIVVTMNLRELKHFLGLRACERAQWEIREVAWKMLEEIAKRDDLRPIIKWAKLGPRCISLGYCPERELMPSGCWKRTREKWRKLAE; the protein is encoded by the coding sequence ATGGACGGTTTGAAAGTCAAGCTAGTGAACTATACCCCAAAACCCTTAGAAACAGTAACCTGGGCTGCGTTGATAAGCTACTGGGAAGAGTGGGAAAGTGAAGCTTTTGAAAGAGTAACGAGGACAGACGTGGAGAATCATTTGCCGAGAGTTCTGGGCTACGGGCATGAGTCGATTTTGGAGCATGCTGTTTTTACCTTTGCGATTGAAGGGATAAGCAGAGTTGCCTCGCATCAGCTAATCCGCCACAGGATAGCCAGCTACACACAGCAGAGCCAACGCTATATCAAGCTTAACCCTGAGGATGTTGAAGAGACGTTTGTTATCCCGGAGGGAGTTAAAGAAAATCCAGAGCTGTATGAAAAATGGAAAAAGCTTATGCGAGAAGCGATAGAACTTTACGAGGAGACTTACGCCAGGGGTATACATCAGGAAGATGCACGCTTCATTCTGCCTCAGGCAGTGAGAACTAAAATCGTAGTCACTATGAACCTTAGAGAGCTCAAGCATTTTCTGGGTCTTAGAGCGTGTGAAAGAGCACAGTGGGAAATAAGAGAGGTTGCGTGGAAAATGCTCGAAGAAATAGCTAAAAGGGATGACCTGAGGCCAATAATAAAATGGGCAAAGCTTGGGCCGAGGTGTATTTCCTTAGGTTACTGTCCGGAAAGGGAGCTAATGCCCTCCGGCTGCTGGAAGAGAACAAGGGAGAAGTGGAGGAAACTGGCAGAGTGA
- a CDS encoding ACT domain-containing protein, whose translation MGAEKKSIMEIVREEIMRRPVIQECIRLGIVNYSALARLLIGELGLAFSVPAVKMALIRLGEELKGEKSVLESRVRKVIGGSIIELQSDVSVVTLPKEGVSGIMEKISAIMGESRFFQLTQGRETFTVVISSEDEEKVLSLARDVIEILREQTALTIVSPEGIISTPGVVAFMASALSLNGINITQVISCYKDTIFVIDRRDAPRAYQLLEELIRRMR comes from the coding sequence ATGGGTGCTGAAAAGAAGAGCATAATGGAGATCGTCCGCGAGGAAATAATGAGGAGGCCCGTTATCCAGGAGTGCATCCGTCTGGGGATCGTCAACTACAGCGCCCTTGCGAGGCTCCTCATCGGGGAACTCGGCCTGGCCTTTTCGGTTCCTGCGGTTAAGATGGCGCTGATACGGCTCGGCGAGGAGCTCAAGGGCGAAAAGTCTGTCTTGGAGAGCCGGGTTAGGAAGGTCATCGGGGGTAGCATCATAGAGCTCCAGTCTGACGTGAGCGTGGTAACCCTCCCAAAGGAGGGGGTCTCCGGGATAATGGAGAAAATCTCGGCCATAATGGGGGAATCAAGGTTCTTCCAGCTGACCCAGGGAAGGGAAACGTTTACGGTAGTCATTTCAAGTGAGGACGAGGAAAAGGTGCTCAGCCTCGCAAGGGATGTCATCGAGATACTGAGGGAGCAGACCGCCCTCACCATAGTGAGTCCGGAGGGCATAATCAGCACCCCTGGCGTTGTCGCCTTCATGGCCTCGGCGCTCTCCCTGAACGGCATAAACATAACACAAGTAATCTCGTGCTACAAGGACACGATTTTTGTGATCGACCGCAGAGACGCCCCCCGTGCCTACCAGCTCCTCGAAGAGCTGATAAGGAGGATGCGATGA
- a CDS encoding Na+/H+ antiporter NhaC family protein, producing MSDFGVLSLLPPLVAIGLAILTKRVLFALFFGVWVGGLLVAGGDPVGATTQTLKWIVFNIASAWEENGQIVTDLWNTRILLFDALIGAGVALIYKSGGMNAIAKAVTRKIRTSRAASLMAAIFGTIIFFDDYTNTIIVGNTMRPITDRARVSREFLAYADDSTAAPVAVLAVVSTWIGYELGLLKDAIASVGESISAYSAWFASWPYRFYPILAIILVYLVAITHRHYGPMLKAEYRARKEGKVLRDGAQPMMTTEIDVGMPIEGKESVWTFILPVLTLVALTFIGLWVTGGGSATYAEGGFQAVLSNADSTWALVWGSFGMVVVAMALVIGMKIMSLKEVEETVVAGMKQMHFAMMILILAWSIKSACDAVGTADYVVSVASKVLSPGLVPLVVFLVAAFISFTTGTSWGTFAIMMPIAVPLAYELSGSFGPVVYASIASVFAGGVFGDHCSPISDTTIMSSMFSGCDHIDHVSTQIPYALTAAAVGALMLVLFATGLTNGWILLIIAVPLLIVAHHVLSEWYGAKVGIPHGKVPIYVVEENIERTGGATPRGAVLGEE from the coding sequence ATGTCAGACTTTGGTGTGCTATCATTGCTGCCTCCGCTGGTGGCCATTGGACTAGCAATATTGACGAAAAGAGTGCTCTTTGCTTTGTTCTTTGGAGTCTGGGTTGGAGGACTGTTAGTTGCAGGCGGAGACCCAGTAGGAGCAACGACGCAGACATTGAAGTGGATAGTGTTCAACATAGCCTCCGCATGGGAAGAGAACGGCCAGATAGTGACCGACCTATGGAACACGAGAATACTGCTCTTTGATGCGTTGATCGGTGCGGGTGTTGCACTAATTTACAAATCCGGCGGAATGAACGCCATCGCGAAAGCCGTTACAAGGAAGATTAGAACCAGCAGAGCTGCTTCATTAATGGCCGCAATTTTCGGAACCATAATCTTCTTTGACGACTATACCAACACCATCATCGTTGGAAATACAATGAGGCCGATAACAGATAGGGCGAGAGTCTCAAGAGAGTTCTTAGCCTATGCTGATGATTCCACGGCTGCACCAGTGGCGGTTTTGGCTGTTGTTTCTACATGGATAGGCTATGAGCTCGGACTTCTAAAGGATGCAATCGCAAGTGTCGGAGAAAGCATAAGTGCGTACTCTGCTTGGTTTGCAAGCTGGCCCTACAGGTTTTACCCAATCTTAGCTATAATTCTTGTTTATCTGGTAGCAATTACCCACAGGCACTACGGTCCGATGCTCAAAGCAGAATACAGGGCAAGAAAAGAGGGTAAAGTCCTTCGTGATGGGGCACAGCCAATGATGACTACTGAAATTGACGTGGGAATGCCCATTGAAGGCAAGGAAAGCGTGTGGACATTCATACTTCCGGTGCTAACACTGGTAGCATTGACATTCATCGGTTTATGGGTTACCGGTGGGGGAAGTGCCACCTATGCCGAAGGAGGCTTCCAGGCAGTTCTGTCTAACGCAGACTCAACATGGGCACTTGTTTGGGGTTCCTTTGGAATGGTCGTCGTGGCGATGGCACTCGTGATTGGAATGAAAATAATGAGCCTTAAGGAAGTCGAGGAGACTGTAGTTGCGGGTATGAAGCAGATGCACTTTGCAATGATGATACTTATTTTAGCATGGAGCATTAAGAGCGCGTGCGATGCCGTTGGAACAGCAGACTATGTAGTAAGCGTTGCATCAAAAGTCCTTTCTCCGGGATTGGTTCCACTGGTGGTCTTCCTGGTGGCAGCGTTCATCTCATTCACAACAGGAACATCCTGGGGAACCTTTGCCATAATGATGCCGATTGCCGTCCCGCTGGCCTATGAGTTGAGTGGAAGCTTTGGTCCTGTGGTCTATGCGAGCATCGCCTCTGTCTTTGCCGGAGGTGTTTTCGGTGACCACTGCTCGCCGATAAGCGACACCACGATCATGAGCTCAATGTTCTCTGGCTGTGACCACATAGACCACGTGAGCACCCAGATTCCATACGCGCTCACAGCGGCGGCCGTCGGTGCTTTAATGCTCGTGCTGTTTGCCACTGGCCTGACTAATGGATGGATACTTTTGATAATAGCAGTGCCCCTCCTGATAGTGGCCCATCACGTCCTAAGCGAGTGGTATGGGGCAAAAGTTGGAATCCCACACGGCAAAGTGCCGATATATGTTGTGGAGGAAAATATCGAAAGAACTGGTGGGGCAACTCCGAGAGGAGCTGTTCTCGGAGAGGAATGA
- a CDS encoding HIT family protein yields MKILWAPWRIEYIRSPKHNGCIFCDFPKENRDEERLILYRGEHAFVIMNNYPYNPGHVMIAPYRHVGKWEDLTDEELLDIMKLSQLMIKVLKKAMNPDGFNMGVNLGRVAGAGIDDHVHLHIVPRWNGDTNFMPVIADTKVIPESLEEAYRELKKTLEEVLKE; encoded by the coding sequence ATGAAGATACTCTGGGCACCGTGGCGCATCGAGTACATCCGTTCCCCAAAACACAACGGCTGCATATTTTGTGATTTCCCAAAAGAAAACCGCGATGAAGAGAGGCTAATCCTGTACAGGGGCGAGCATGCCTTCGTTATCATGAACAACTATCCCTATAATCCCGGCCACGTTATGATAGCCCCTTACAGACACGTTGGAAAATGGGAAGACCTCACCGATGAGGAGCTTCTGGATATTATGAAGCTTTCCCAACTTATGATAAAGGTTTTGAAGAAAGCTATGAATCCAGACGGGTTTAATATGGGAGTAAATCTTGGAAGAGTGGCGGGAGCTGGCATAGACGACCACGTTCACCTCCACATCGTGCCGAGGTGGAACGGCGATACTAACTTTATGCCTGTAATAGCAGACACGAAAGTCATTCCAGAGTCCCTCGAAGAAGCATATAGGGAGTTGAAAAAGACTCTGGAGGAGGTTTTAAAAGAGTGA
- a CDS encoding 2,3-bisphosphoglycerate-independent phosphoglycerate mutase — MKRKGILIILDGLGDRPVKELGGKTPLEYANTPNMDKLAKMGILGQQDPIAPGKPAGSDTAHLAIFGYDPYQTYRGRGFFEALGVGLDLDEDDLAFRVNFATIENGIITDRRAGRISTEEAHELARAIQENVKIPVEFVFVGATGHRAVLVLKGMAKGYKVGENDPHEAGKPPHRFEYADEESKKVAEILEEFVQKAHGVLEKHPINEKRRKEGKPVANYLLIRGAGTYPNIPMKFTEEWKVKAAAVVATALVKGVARAIGFDVYTPEGATGEYNTDPMAKAKKVVELLNDYDFVFLHFKPTDAAGHDNNPTKKVEMIEKADEMIGYIIENIDLENTVIAITGDHSTPCEVKNHSGDPVPLLIAGGGVRADYAESFGERECMRGGIGRVRGKYIVPMMMDLMGRTEKFGA; from the coding sequence ATGAAAAGAAAAGGGATTCTTATTATTCTCGATGGGCTCGGAGATAGACCGGTAAAGGAACTCGGTGGAAAAACGCCACTTGAGTATGCAAACACCCCAAACATGGATAAGCTCGCAAAAATGGGGATTCTGGGCCAGCAAGACCCAATAGCTCCGGGCAAGCCCGCAGGAAGTGATACCGCACATCTTGCCATCTTTGGCTACGACCCCTATCAAACCTACAGAGGAAGGGGCTTCTTTGAAGCTCTTGGCGTAGGACTGGACTTGGATGAAGACGACCTGGCATTTAGGGTTAACTTTGCCACAATCGAGAACGGAATAATAACTGACAGGAGAGCTGGAAGGATAAGTACGGAAGAGGCCCACGAGCTTGCGAGAGCCATTCAGGAGAACGTTAAGATACCAGTGGAGTTCGTATTTGTCGGAGCAACAGGCCACAGAGCAGTTCTCGTGCTCAAAGGCATGGCCAAGGGATATAAGGTTGGAGAAAACGACCCACACGAAGCTGGAAAGCCACCGCACAGGTTTGAGTATGCCGATGAGGAGAGCAAAAAAGTTGCAGAAATTTTAGAAGAATTCGTGCAGAAAGCCCATGGGGTTCTTGAGAAGCACCCTATAAACGAGAAGCGCAGAAAAGAAGGAAAACCAGTCGCAAACTACCTCCTCATCAGAGGGGCTGGAACATATCCAAACATCCCGATGAAGTTCACCGAGGAGTGGAAGGTTAAAGCTGCTGCCGTTGTTGCGACTGCCCTAGTTAAAGGCGTTGCGAGGGCTATAGGCTTTGACGTCTATACTCCAGAGGGAGCTACCGGTGAGTACAACACCGACCCGATGGCCAAGGCAAAGAAAGTCGTTGAGCTCCTGAATGACTACGACTTTGTGTTCCTCCACTTCAAGCCAACCGATGCAGCAGGTCACGACAACAACCCCACGAAAAAGGTTGAAATGATAGAAAAAGCCGATGAAATGATAGGGTACATAATTGAGAATATCGACCTTGAGAATACCGTAATAGCAATCACTGGCGATCACTCAACACCTTGCGAAGTTAAAAACCACAGCGGCGATCCCGTGCCTCTCCTAATTGCCGGTGGAGGAGTTAGGGCAGATTACGCGGAGAGCTTTGGCGAAAGGGAGTGCATGCGCGGAGGAATAGGAAGGGTCAGAGGAAAATACATAGTGCCAATGATGATGGACTTAATGGGGAGAACTGAAAAGTTTGGAGCTTAG
- a CDS encoding aminotransferase class I/II-fold pyridoxal phosphate-dependent enzyme, whose translation MLKPVKFKAQHGGARREGLLDFSASLNPYLPEWIDEMVERAKTLSNRYLYWEGLEEELSSIVGEPLTVTAGITEALYLVGILAMKGKRKVIIPEHTYGEYERIAKIFGAEIIKTPNDPRTMAEKVDKGSIIFFCNPNNPDGKFYGVKDLKPLIQAVEDENSLLVLDEAFIDFVKDAESPESENIVKLRTFTKSYGLPGIRVGYVVGFEEAFKSVRMPWSIGSLGYAFLEFVIADEFEHLKRTMPLIWEEKERVERELNVKSDANFFIKYVGDAKTTVEKLVEKRILVRDCSSFGLPGHIRFSIRKKEENDKLIEALKHLDK comes from the coding sequence ATGCTTAAGCCTGTTAAATTTAAAGCTCAGCATGGAGGCGCTAGAAGGGAGGGATTGTTGGACTTTTCAGCCTCATTGAACCCCTATCTTCCAGAATGGATAGATGAGATGGTTGAGCGTGCTAAAACCCTAAGCAATCGCTACCTCTACTGGGAAGGGCTTGAAGAAGAACTTTCGAGCATTGTGGGGGAACCATTAACGGTCACGGCTGGAATAACCGAAGCTTTATACCTAGTTGGCATCCTCGCAATGAAAGGAAAAAGAAAAGTGATCATTCCAGAGCACACCTACGGAGAATACGAGAGAATTGCAAAAATTTTTGGGGCTGAGATCATAAAGACTCCAAATGATCCAAGAACAATGGCTGAGAAAGTTGATAAAGGTAGTATTATCTTCTTCTGCAATCCCAACAACCCTGATGGGAAATTCTATGGGGTGAAAGATCTTAAGCCCTTAATCCAAGCAGTGGAGGATGAAAATTCACTTCTCGTTCTAGATGAGGCTTTTATAGATTTCGTGAAAGATGCAGAAAGTCCCGAAAGTGAAAACATAGTAAAGCTGAGAACATTTACAAAGAGCTATGGCTTGCCAGGAATTAGAGTTGGCTATGTTGTTGGGTTTGAGGAGGCCTTCAAAAGTGTAAGGATGCCTTGGAGCATTGGGTCCCTTGGCTATGCGTTTTTAGAGTTTGTCATAGCGGATGAATTTGAACACTTAAAACGAACAATGCCACTAATCTGGGAAGAAAAAGAGCGAGTAGAACGTGAATTGAACGTAAAAAGCGATGCAAACTTCTTTATCAAATACGTTGGAGATGCAAAAACCACGGTTGAGAAGCTTGTGGAGAAGAGGATACTCGTTAGAGACTGCTCAAGTTTTGGATTGCCTGGCCACATAAGATTCAGCATTCGGAAAAAAGAGGAAAATGACAAACTAATAGAGGCTTTAAAGCACCTCGACAAGTGA
- the cbiB gene encoding adenosylcobinamide-phosphate synthase CbiB produces MKPIIFLLALVWDLMIGEPPALIHPVVWFGKLIEFFDKHYRRRSPALDLVIGSLGAMAVIGFAFFLSKLPYFLPRWLSIALGAYLLKTSFAIKSLAWHVKNTIREDIEEQRKYVGLIVSRDVKSLDRYHLNSAAIESLAENIVDSVVAPIFYFLLFGLSGALVYRAINTLDAMIGYRNERYEFFGKFAARMDDLVNFIPARFTVLLFLPFGPRKVLSHYKKAKFKINGDKPIAAMSAVLGVWLEKYGAYHFDGKAPELEDIKRALRIYWIVVGEWILISALAMWRW; encoded by the coding sequence ATGAAGCCGATAATCTTTCTCCTTGCTTTGGTGTGGGACTTGATGATAGGAGAACCACCTGCCTTAATTCACCCTGTAGTGTGGTTTGGCAAGCTCATTGAATTTTTTGATAAACATTACAGAAGGAGAAGTCCAGCTCTAGACCTTGTTATAGGGTCTTTAGGGGCGATGGCTGTGATTGGCTTTGCCTTTTTCCTTTCAAAACTTCCTTACTTTTTGCCTAGATGGCTTAGCATTGCCTTGGGTGCTTACCTTTTAAAGACCTCCTTTGCTATAAAAAGCCTTGCCTGGCATGTAAAGAACACCATAAGAGAAGACATCGAAGAACAGCGAAAGTACGTTGGTTTGATTGTGAGCAGAGATGTGAAAAGCCTAGATAGGTATCATCTTAACTCAGCAGCAATCGAGAGCCTCGCCGAGAACATCGTGGATAGTGTGGTTGCTCCAATTTTCTATTTTCTCCTCTTTGGGTTAAGCGGGGCATTGGTGTATAGAGCCATAAACACTCTCGATGCCATGATTGGATATAGGAATGAGAGATACGAGTTTTTTGGAAAGTTTGCAGCTAGAATGGACGACCTTGTAAACTTTATTCCTGCACGTTTTACCGTTCTTTTGTTTCTTCCTTTCGGCCCTAGAAAGGTGTTGTCTCATTATAAAAAGGCCAAATTCAAAATAAATGGGGATAAACCGATTGCGGCAATGAGCGCCGTTTTAGGAGTCTGGCTTGAGAAATACGGGGCATACCATTTTGATGGCAAAGCACCAGAACTTGAGGATATAAAACGAGCTCTTAGAATCTACTGGATTGTTGTGGGTGAATGGATACTTATATCTGCTTTGGCTATGTGGAGGTGGTAG
- a CDS encoding uracil-DNA glycosylase family protein: MLLRFESLKRIGEVYINPKNFKTMPLFLKTWRDLLSLDEKTYGVYAKTLYNPKERFLVKDEKDEKKAYELVKLYHEFLRSPLRFCSRENYEYQMKIKAFEGLPFANGWVGSKIALIGEAPGRKGCGLTGICFYRDASGMLLRKTLFSLGINPDFVYITNVVKCNPPENKLKGFGEKELGLLGRELDILKPKTIFAVGRTAQKALKKLGLGAIYLRHPAWYVRRGIKEPNEDILEEYEEIRKAFVSIHGGVF, translated from the coding sequence ATGCTGCTGAGGTTTGAGAGCCTTAAAAGGATTGGCGAAGTTTATATAAATCCAAAAAACTTCAAAACCATGCCGTTATTCTTAAAGACGTGGAGAGACCTTCTTTCTCTGGATGAGAAAACCTATGGGGTTTATGCTAAAACCCTATACAACCCGAAGGAAAGGTTTCTGGTCAAAGATGAGAAGGATGAGAAAAAGGCTTATGAGCTTGTTAAGCTTTATCATGAATTTCTTAGATCTCCCTTGAGGTTCTGCAGTAGAGAAAACTATGAATACCAGATGAAAATAAAAGCCTTTGAAGGCTTGCCCTTTGCAAACGGATGGGTGGGTTCAAAAATTGCTTTAATAGGTGAAGCGCCGGGCAGAAAGGGGTGCGGATTAACGGGAATATGCTTCTACAGAGATGCCTCGGGAATGCTTCTTAGGAAGACCCTCTTTTCTCTCGGCATAAACCCGGATTTTGTGTACATCACCAATGTTGTTAAGTGCAATCCTCCGGAAAACAAGCTGAAAGGATTTGGGGAAAAGGAGCTAGGGCTTTTGGGGAGGGAACTCGATATCCTCAAGCCTAAAACTATTTTTGCCGTCGGCAGAACTGCTCAGAAAGCCCTGAAAAAGCTTGGCCTTGGTGCAATTTACCTTAGACATCCAGCCTGGTACGTTAGGAGAGGAATAAAAGAACCAAATGAGGATATTCTTGAAGAGTATGAAGAGATAAGAAAGGCATTTGTCTCAATTCATGGTGGAGTATTTTGA